A window of the Plasmodium vivax chromosome 12, whole genome shotgun sequence genome harbors these coding sequences:
- a CDS encoding 60S ribosomal protein L10a, putative (encoded by transcript PVX_118430A) has translation MSKLNQDLLKKAIADVFEGTKTKKRKFVETIELQIGLKDYDTQRDKRFSGTVKLSNEVRKKLKVCILGDAVHVEEAQKLELDYMDIEAMKKLNKDKTLVKKLAKKYDAFLASQVILPQIPKLLGPGLNKAGKFPSLITHNDKINDKILELKSSIKFQLKKVLCMGVPVGHANLKEEELRSNIVHAINFLVSLLKKNWQNIRTLHIKSTMGKPQRIYG, from the exons ATGAG CAAGCTAAACCAAGATCTCCTAAAGAAAGCCATCGCCGACGTGTTCGAAGGCACaaaaacgaagaagagaaaattcGTTGAGACGATTGAGCTGCAAATCGGCCTGAAGGATTACGACACGCAGAGAGACAAGCGTTTTTCAGGAACAGTCAAATTGTCAAATGAAGTGAGAAAGAAACTGAAGGTATGCATATTAGGAGATGCTGTACACGTGGAGGAAGCACAAAAATTAGAATTAGATTATATGGACATAGAAgccatgaaaaaattaaataaagaTAAAACGTTGGTTAAAAAGTTGGCCAAAAAATACGATGCATTTTTAGCAAGTCAGGTCATCTTGCCACAAATTCCAAAACTTCTTGGTCCAGGTTTAAACAAGGCAGGAAAGTTTCCTTCCCTAATTACACacaatgataaaataaatgataaaattttagaGTTAAAATCTTCCATAAAATTTCAATtgaaaaaagttttatgCATGGGTGTTCCTGTTGGTCATGCCAACTTGAAAGAGGAGGAACTGAGATCCAACATTGTGCATGCCATTAACTTTTTGGTTTctcttttgaaaaagaattgGCAGAACATTAGGACGCTGCACATTAAGAGCACCATGGGAAAGCCCCAGCGAATTTACGGTTAA
- a CDS encoding KS1 protein precursor, putative (encoded by transcript PVX_118435A): protein MVDSPPKKRALNTTDDKKEKKNMVSKKSNPAEAAENVEESLDNVTGDKKSEALKKDKRKKKEKKNKENDIDKINDEEEEDEGNDEENLKKFAVDTSENDDDKEEDEDEDDDEDDDDDEDDEDDDDDDDDDDDDDDDDDDDDDDDDDDDDDDDEEEDDDEEEEDDEDDDDEEDDDDDDDDDDEDFEDMDDDDDEDDEDDDDDDEDEDEDDEDEEDEDEEDVGGDSKKEGESHTKKDSDEEAFD from the coding sequence ATGGTGGATTCACCACCCAAAAAAAGAGCATTGAATACTACTGacgataaaaaagaaaaaaaaaacatggttagcaaaaaaagTAACCCAGCCGAAGCTGCTGAAAACGTCGAGGAAAGTCTGGATAACGTAACTGGGGACAAGAAGAGTGAAGCTTtgaaaaaggataaaagaaaaaaaaaagaaaaaaagaacaaagaaaatgacattgataaaattaatgacgaagaggaagaagatgaaggaaatgatgaggaaaatttaaaaaaattcgcagTCGACACGAGTGAAAATGACGATGataaggaggaggacgaagatgaggatgacgatgaagacgacgatgatgatgaggacgatgaggatgacgacgatgatgacgatgatgatgacgatgatgatgatgatgatgacgatgatgacgacgatgacgacgatgatgacgacgatgacgacgaggaagaggatgacgatgaagaggaggaggatgatgaggacgatgatgacgaggaagacgatgatgacgacgatgacgatgatgatgaggatTTTGAGGATATGGATGATGATGACGACGAAGATGACgaagatgatgatgacgacgatgaggACGAGGATGAAGACGatgaggatgaggaggatgaggaCGAGGAAGACGTGGGCGGAGACTCCAAAAAGGAGGGTGAATCGCACACGAAGAAGGACAGCGACGAGGAGGCATTCGACTAA